A single region of the Pseudalkalibacillus berkeleyi genome encodes:
- a CDS encoding holin — MMEQVIMFASVMTPIVTGLTEVAKRTFLIPKRFINIVSLIIGLVVGLMAFPLTDLDWALRTWAGTMAGLAATGLYEVGKYRVGPRHK, encoded by the coding sequence ATGATGGAACAAGTCATTATGTTTGCATCGGTTATGACTCCTATTGTGACTGGATTGACAGAAGTGGCAAAACGAACATTTCTTATTCCAAAACGGTTTATCAATATTGTAAGTTTAATAATTGGATTAGTAGTTGGATTGATGGCATTCCCATTGACCGATTTAGATTGGGCTTTAAGGACTTGGGCTGGTACAATGGCAGGACTCGCAGCCACAGGTCTTTATGAAGTTGGAAAATATCGAGTTGGACCTCGCCATAAATAA
- the abbA gene encoding antirepressor AbbA has protein sequence MGVIAKERLTEEERELLLEVVLEQRYASEVVSCELTDIETGLKNSEEQRVRNLNSLLLRLHKVGV, from the coding sequence ATGGGGGTTATAGCCAAAGAAAGACTGACAGAAGAAGAGAGAGAGTTATTACTGGAAGTCGTTTTAGAGCAAAGATATGCATCTGAAGTTGTGAGTTGTGAATTAACAGATATTGAAACTGGCTTAAAGAATAGTGAAGAACAACGAGTACGTAATTTGAATTCATTATTGCTTCGCTTACATAAAGTTGGTGTATAA
- a CDS encoding SDR family NAD(P)-dependent oxidoreductase gives MNNKVVVITGSTKGIGLSMAKYLAEEGASVVINGRNKERVAATVDELKTIHNRIYGVCESVDNEKGCKRIIDETIKTFGRIDVLVNNAGVVQDRISYKMEEQEWDQVIETHLRGTFACTKYAVLAMRELEIEGTIVNMTSKSGMEGLPGQLNYSAAKSGINGMTYTLSKELNRFGISVYAIAPVAETDMTRPVIHMLQKKADEKGIPLPKEWQMGSPDDVGMLLLALLQEKPETGSIYSVNGEKIGKWHPPVHEPLHDSDDTKDRSIHESFLQIRSKK, from the coding sequence ATGAATAATAAGGTGGTCGTCATAACAGGATCAACGAAAGGAATAGGGCTCAGTATGGCTAAATACTTAGCTGAAGAAGGCGCGTCGGTGGTCATCAATGGTCGAAATAAGGAACGGGTTGCAGCAACTGTAGATGAATTAAAGACGATTCATAACCGAATATATGGTGTATGTGAGTCTGTAGATAATGAAAAAGGATGCAAACGTATCATCGATGAAACGATCAAAACGTTTGGTCGTATTGATGTGCTCGTCAATAATGCAGGGGTCGTTCAAGATAGAATTTCTTATAAAATGGAGGAGCAAGAGTGGGATCAAGTGATTGAAACCCATCTCAGAGGTACATTTGCCTGTACAAAATATGCTGTACTAGCAATGAGAGAATTAGAAATAGAAGGTACAATTGTCAATATGACATCTAAATCGGGAATGGAAGGACTGCCTGGTCAGTTAAACTATAGTGCAGCGAAATCTGGGATCAACGGTATGACGTACACGTTGTCTAAAGAACTGAACCGGTTCGGAATATCTGTTTACGCCATTGCGCCAGTGGCCGAAACCGATATGACAAGACCAGTTATTCATATGCTCCAAAAAAAAGCAGATGAGAAGGGAATACCACTTCCAAAGGAATGGCAAATGGGTTCACCTGACGATGTAGGAATGTTGTTACTGGCTTTATTACAAGAAAAACCAGAAACTGGATCGATATATTCAGTAAACGGAGAGAAAATTGGAAAATGGCATCCACCCGTCCATGAACCTTTACATGATTCGGACGATACTAAGGATCGGTCAATTCATGAATCGTTTTTACAAATAAGAAGCAAGAAGTAA
- a CDS encoding MaoC family dehydratase has protein sequence MKHVTKQLTFSEEDILDYVNVSGDDNPIHTSADEAKKMGFETCPVHGMLVMAKVGSYASEITGKKCWTNSFTVRFQTPVYVQRQYELKMVRTEEQDHHLTLCSLDGSIVLKGKITLTEQ, from the coding sequence ATGAAACATGTAACGAAACAGCTCACATTTTCTGAGGAAGACATTTTGGATTATGTAAATGTAAGTGGTGATGATAATCCTATTCATACTTCTGCTGATGAAGCGAAGAAAATGGGTTTTGAAACCTGTCCTGTCCATGGCATGTTAGTCATGGCCAAAGTCGGTAGTTATGCTAGTGAAATAACAGGAAAGAAATGCTGGACCAATTCATTTACAGTACGCTTTCAAACACCAGTATATGTGCAAAGGCAATACGAGTTGAAAATGGTGAGAACAGAAGAACAGGACCATCATCTTACTTTATGTAGTTTAGATGGCTCGATTGTATTGAAAGGGAAAATAACATTAACAGAGCAGTAG
- a CDS encoding FAS1-like dehydratase domain-containing protein, giving the protein MDLLRQLEVGRKTEKFIIHVKNEEALQFAKVVGEWPLQQIDNDTTQFIVPPTFPIKYWQEVEMPWLDGVGPLVHGEQSFQYDKPILTETTYYGDIQLVKVEEKDGKLGTVIWVEHELNGYDEDSWKPFFTCTTKAMFKEKTGEGR; this is encoded by the coding sequence ATGGACTTGTTGAGACAGCTAGAAGTAGGACGTAAAACGGAAAAGTTTATCATCCATGTCAAAAATGAAGAAGCCCTTCAATTCGCAAAAGTTGTCGGCGAATGGCCGTTGCAACAAATCGATAACGATACTACGCAATTCATCGTTCCTCCAACATTTCCGATTAAATATTGGCAAGAAGTTGAAATGCCTTGGTTAGATGGTGTAGGTCCGCTCGTCCACGGAGAACAGTCATTTCAGTATGACAAGCCGATTTTAACTGAGACGACTTATTATGGAGATATTCAGTTAGTAAAGGTTGAAGAGAAAGATGGAAAGCTAGGTACTGTCATTTGGGTGGAGCATGAATTAAATGGCTATGATGAAGACAGTTGGAAGCCTTTTTTTACGTGTACAACGAAAGCGATGTTTAAGGAAAAAACAGGTGAAGGCCGATGA
- a CDS encoding thiolase family protein, translating into MNDVFIVEAKRTPVGRIGGILKDIPPEQLAAELMKSMIEGVEIPADQVDEVILGNVVGPGGNLARLSSLIAGFPVEVPGVTVDRQCGSGLEAIHIGARTIQSGGADLIIAGGVESTSLAPWKMEKPSSLHALSGPKLFSRARFSPDNIGDPEMGVAAENVAEAYQISRVDQDRFALKSHQKAIESQKSGRFDAEIVPIQGIDQDECPRENTSLEKLNRLNPAFVEGGTVTAGNACPINDGASVVLLASRKKCLEFGLKPQIRFVDACSAGVDPNLLGIGPIPAVRKLLEKQQLRIKDIDLVEFNEAFASQVLASIRSLAIPEEKLNIGGGAIALGHPYGASGAILMTRLFHEMKHSQANTGLVTLGIGGGLGLATLLERQL; encoded by the coding sequence ATGAATGATGTGTTTATTGTAGAGGCTAAACGAACCCCGGTTGGAAGAATCGGGGGCATACTTAAAGATATTCCCCCAGAGCAATTAGCAGCAGAATTAATGAAGTCGATGATAGAAGGAGTAGAAATCCCAGCTGATCAAGTGGATGAAGTCATACTCGGAAACGTTGTAGGTCCAGGTGGTAACTTAGCGAGGCTATCTAGTTTAATCGCAGGTTTTCCGGTTGAAGTCCCAGGTGTAACGGTAGACAGGCAGTGCGGTTCTGGTCTAGAAGCCATTCATATTGGTGCAAGGACGATACAATCAGGTGGAGCAGATCTTATCATAGCTGGTGGGGTAGAAAGTACAAGTCTTGCCCCATGGAAAATGGAGAAGCCTAGCAGTTTGCATGCTTTATCTGGTCCAAAGCTGTTTAGTCGAGCACGTTTTTCCCCTGATAACATAGGTGATCCAGAGATGGGCGTAGCAGCTGAAAATGTAGCTGAAGCTTATCAAATAAGTAGAGTAGACCAAGATCGATTTGCGCTAAAAAGTCATCAAAAAGCGATTGAATCTCAAAAAAGCGGCCGCTTTGATGCTGAAATCGTTCCTATACAGGGGATCGATCAAGACGAGTGTCCAAGAGAAAATACCTCCTTGGAAAAATTAAACCGTCTAAACCCTGCGTTTGTAGAAGGAGGAACGGTTACGGCAGGTAATGCATGTCCAATTAATGACGGGGCATCTGTTGTTCTTCTTGCTTCAAGGAAAAAGTGTTTAGAGTTCGGGTTAAAACCTCAGATCCGCTTCGTTGATGCTTGTTCGGCTGGTGTCGATCCAAATCTTTTAGGAATTGGTCCGATCCCTGCAGTGAGAAAACTTTTGGAAAAACAGCAGTTGCGTATTAAAGACATTGATTTAGTTGAATTCAACGAAGCATTCGCGTCACAAGTACTTGCATCTATACGATCGTTAGCAATCCCTGAAGAAAAGCTGAATATAGGGGGCGGGGCTATTGCGCTTGGACATCCATACGGCGCATCAGGCGCTATTCTAATGACACGTTTGTTCCACGAAATGAAACATTCACAAGCGAATACGGGACTCGTTACTCTAGGAATCGGTGGCGGTTTAGGGTTAGCTACACTTTTGGAGCGACAATTATAG
- a CDS encoding AMP-binding protein yields the protein MIFDHIKKQANNHPDSIAITTSDKTWTYGQLNRKVALAAQHIYQKVPIEKGTIALYFSMNRVDFIIYFLAASSIGWKAVPIDPKVPSAAVKEILSDSETDLLITDFDHETLIDIWEGEQITSSDDIDLNDQIQLPQPHPASIFYLGYTSGTSGKPKGFVRTQRSWTESFKNTDAEYQVRPDDEVIITGSLAHSLFLYGAIHALASGATIRLIEQFSAAKVARNVQNTARTFLYVVPTMLESLLNEKAKQWEAVDCIISSGAKWNHSRRAKVEKMFVNANCIEFYGASELSFVSILHHSYAVEKADSVGRPFAGVSLTIRDQHFQEVEPGEIGKLYVKSDMVFKEYWNLPNETEKVIKDGWVTVGDLARIDEDGFVYLVGRANQMIISGGLNIYPEEVERTIQSVRSVEECAVVGLPDTYWGEKVVAFIKWRKGNEDDVRSLEHSCAKSLAKYKWPKAYITVKDFPYTVSEKIARKKLIDQYMSGGMKDE from the coding sequence ATGATTTTTGACCATATAAAAAAACAGGCGAACAATCATCCTGATTCTATCGCCATTACAACGTCTGACAAGACATGGACCTATGGACAACTGAATCGTAAGGTCGCGCTCGCTGCACAGCATATCTATCAAAAAGTACCGATTGAAAAGGGTACGATTGCACTTTATTTTTCAATGAATCGTGTTGACTTCATTATTTATTTTCTAGCTGCTTCCTCCATAGGTTGGAAAGCGGTGCCGATAGATCCGAAGGTGCCTAGTGCAGCAGTAAAAGAAATACTGTCAGATAGTGAAACTGACTTACTTATTACAGATTTTGATCATGAGACTTTAATAGATATTTGGGAGGGGGAGCAGATCACTTCCTCCGATGATATAGATTTAAATGATCAGATACAGCTCCCACAGCCGCATCCAGCGTCAATCTTTTATTTAGGATATACGTCGGGGACATCAGGTAAACCTAAGGGGTTTGTTCGAACACAACGGTCGTGGACAGAAAGTTTTAAAAACACCGATGCTGAATATCAAGTTCGCCCTGATGATGAAGTGATCATCACTGGTTCTTTGGCTCATTCTCTATTTTTGTATGGTGCAATACATGCTTTAGCTAGCGGAGCTACAATCCGATTAATTGAGCAATTTTCTGCAGCAAAAGTCGCTCGGAATGTCCAGAATACCGCGAGAACCTTCTTGTATGTCGTTCCTACCATGCTTGAATCATTATTAAATGAAAAGGCTAAGCAGTGGGAGGCAGTTGATTGCATTATTTCTTCAGGGGCTAAGTGGAATCACTCAAGACGTGCGAAGGTGGAAAAGATGTTTGTTAATGCGAATTGCATCGAGTTTTACGGTGCTTCGGAATTGAGCTTTGTATCGATTCTGCACCATTCCTATGCTGTGGAAAAAGCAGATTCCGTAGGGCGTCCCTTTGCTGGCGTATCCTTAACGATCCGTGATCAGCACTTTCAAGAAGTGGAACCAGGTGAAATCGGTAAACTTTATGTGAAAAGCGATATGGTGTTTAAAGAGTATTGGAATCTACCTAATGAAACTGAAAAAGTCATTAAAGATGGTTGGGTGACAGTAGGTGACCTTGCTCGAATAGACGAAGATGGTTTCGTCTATTTAGTAGGACGAGCAAACCAAATGATCATTAGTGGTGGACTCAATATTTATCCTGAGGAAGTTGAACGTACGATTCAGTCCGTTCGTTCAGTTGAAGAGTGTGCGGTAGTCGGCCTACCTGATACATATTGGGGAGAGAAAGTTGTTGCTTTTATCAAATGGAGGAAAGGCAATGAAGATGACGTAAGATCTTTAGAACATTCATGTGCGAAAAGTCTCGCAAAATACAAATGGCCAAAAGCTTACATCACAGTGAAAGATTTTCCGTATACCGTCAGCGAAAAAATTGCTCGCAAGAAATTGATTGATCAATATATGAGTGGGGGAATGAAAGATGAATGA